In the genome of Candoia aspera isolate rCanAsp1 chromosome 4, rCanAsp1.hap2, whole genome shotgun sequence, the window ATATACAGTGGGAAGCATGTAATTAAACAACACATGAACATAAAGTAAAGCCACCACAGTTAGGTGGGCTCCACAGGTAGAGAAGGCTTTTTGCCAACCACTCTGGGACCGCACTTCGAGGAGGAGGAAAGTAACAATGTAGAGGTAGGAGAGGAGTATGAAGATAAAAGGGCACATAACAACACAACTGGTCACAGTGTTGAGAAGCATGAGGTTGAGCTGTGTGCTGCCACAGGCCAGTTTCAACAAAGGCTTGATGTCACAGAAAAAGTGCTCAACGTGATTTGGTCCACAGAAGGGAAGATGAGCAGTCACCACCGCATGCATCAAGGCATTGAAAAATCCAGTGGACCAGGCAGCTGCTGCCATTAAGACACAGACCTCTTTTCTCATGATCACAGCGTAGCGCAAAGGATTGCATATGGCAACATAGCGGTCAGAGGCCATCATTCCAAGAAGAATGCCCTCACTACTTccaaagaagtggaaaaaatgCAGCTGGACCATGCAGCCCTTGAAGGAAATTGTTTGTATTTCTGTTAGAAATCCAGCTAACATCTTTGGTACAGTAACTGTGGAGAAGAAGATGTCAAGGCAAGAAAGATTTCCAAGGAAAAAGTACATGGGAGTGTGAAGGTGTGGTTCTGTGAAGATTAAAATAATGATTGTAGCATTCCCCACTAATATGGCCAGATACAAAAGCAGGAAGATTGTAAACAGAAGCTTTTGAAGCTTGAAGAGGTTGGTCAACCCCATTATGATGAATTCGCTCACCTCTGTTTGGTTCACCATCActaaaaaggaaagggaattgACAAAATAAATGAGATGTTAGCAAGATATaccaaaaagaaataagaaaataatgataAGATGACTGGCTGGTGAAAGTTCGAAATGACCAATGTCCAATAAAAGTATGTAAAACAGTGTAGAACTCTATTCCCATAattgtttcatttatatattaaCAATATGGTTGAATTTTTTGCTAAACCAGAATTTCACTCTCCATCTTTTGCCCATCTCCCTGTTCCTATTGTTCTCTATGTCAACCTCAAAAACAGGGAGGGGGGGCATATCCAATTTGATAATAGATTATCAAGCAGCACAGTTAGGGCATATGATTCCATTCATTATGGAAGAGTCCTAAACAATGGATCTAAACTGAAGTTATACTAAAGCCACATATAGATTTGTATAGCAATAAGGAACCTCTCAATAAAGATCAGATAGAACAGCAAATACATGATAAGTCACCATAGTTCTTCTGTTATCAACTCAAATCTCTTTTGGGCAATAGGAATGTTAGACCTTTGGCAATCTGGCCTTGTACCAGTGTTAAGAATTTAATACTTAACTACTTTGAACAAGCAAAATGAACAATCTCAAAAATTTATAGGTTATTATTGATGCACCCCATGGTTTAACGGAAGCTTGGGATACTGATCTTGGTAAATCCAGATAGGAGACAAATTGACAGGACTTAAGGATACTGGGTGGATTCACTTCAGCTTCAATGCAGGAATGGCAGTGGACATTATACATCACTGGTACTTGACTCCAGttagattggcacatatatatCAAAATTACTCTTCTGTATGTTGGAGAgggtatcccccccccccaaaaaaaaaaaggtctttcaGTAGTGCTAATCATGTAGTACATCTTCTTCCATTTGGTGTAAAATTTTTGCTGTGATATCTACTATTACTAAACAAAAAACGGAATATTccattactgcatttatttacaggaccaactctacagtttaaaaataaggaatctattatctatttaattttagcgTTTAAAATAGTAATTGCCCACCTTTGGAAATCTCTAGAATCTAACAATGGAGATATGGATTAATGAGGACTCTGAATGCtacattggaaaaaaaatcagagacaaagttaaaataatcaaACATCAGAGGGAGGAACCAGAATTCTATCAAATCcagatggattttatattttatctcaagAGCAATAGAAGATAATGTGGTAATATTTTAGGtattataaaactataaaaccataGTTATCCTTCAGTGGAGGACCTGGACCCAAATCTCCAGACTGAAGGAAACAGGGTTTCCACCTCCATTACAGCTCAATAATCACCCTTCCCTCTTCTAGTCCCA includes:
- the LOC134497294 gene encoding olfactory receptor 12D1-like yields the protein MVNQTEVSEFIIMGLTNLFKLQKLLFTIFLLLYLAILVGNATIIILIFTEPHLHTPMYFFLGNLSCLDIFFSTVTVPKMLAGFLTEIQTISFKGCMVQLHFFHFFGSSEGILLGMMASDRYVAICNPLRYAVIMRKEVCVLMAAAAWSTGFFNALMHAVVTAHLPFCGPNHVEHFFCDIKPLLKLACGSTQLNLMLLNTVTSCVVMCPFIFILLSYLYIVTFLLLEVRSQSGWQKAFSTCGAHLTVVALLYVHVLFNYMLPTVYNGNSHIQCNYPSSKPTYLYTEESGG